In one window of Chitinophagales bacterium DNA:
- a CDS encoding ribosome maturation factor, protein MAIETQIQQIEALANQLLAEETAYFLVSIRIKPTNNIRVYMDGDQGLTIEKCVQFNRKLYKMIEDSGMFPPGEYSLEVSSPGVDEPLKLHRQYTKNIGRVVEVVFVDGTKKEGKLLEVAEADILLEHTSGKGKKAVTQQVLIPFQQIKSTTVQIKF, encoded by the coding sequence ATGGCTATTGAGACCCAAATTCAGCAAATAGAAGCACTGGCCAACCAGTTGCTGGCCGAAGAAACGGCTTACTTTTTGGTAAGTATCCGAATCAAACCCACGAACAATATTCGTGTGTATATGGATGGAGATCAAGGACTTACGATCGAAAAATGCGTACAGTTCAACCGAAAACTCTACAAAATGATTGAAGATTCGGGCATGTTTCCTCCGGGTGAATACTCGCTGGAAGTTTCTTCTCCTGGTGTAGATGAGCCCCTGAAACTGCATCGTCAATACACCAAGAATATTGGTCGCGTTGTAGAAGTGGTGTTTGTAGATGGTACCAAGAAAGAAGGTAAACTGCTGGAAGTGGCCGAAGCGGATATTCTGCTGGAACATACCAGCGGTAAGGGCAAAAAAGCTGTTACCCAACAAGTGCTTATTCCTTTTCAACAGATAAAATCAACAACCGTTCAAATCAAATTCTAA
- the infB gene encoding translation initiation factor IF-2 produces MSELKLPRLLAAAKEFNIGQDTLIEFLVKKGFDREELKPTAKLTEDMYRSLQSEFQSDKVAKNKADQVEIPRGMQGDAKKKKDEEEISFRKDEKKVETPAPAPAPVVEAPAPVVEKAPEPAPVVEAPAPAPVAEEPAVVKIDAPELEGPKIINKIDLDALDTSTRPKKTAKKAAPPAEAPAPAPAPVEEAPAPVVEKAPAPAPVVETPAPAEEAPAIMNIEVEKLTGPKILGKIELPVDSDTRPKPAAKDEKRKRKRIPIEKKGPGAGSDQPQQQQSSGGGSNFSIRRGPDGKPSFTRPGGPQGGGQNRGGGNRDRHRDKREDKEIDAKEIQDKIRETQAKLAGQTGRGKSLKAKLRREKRQEMADSMGDDSMDNKLQVTEFVTVSELANLMDVSFAEVISKCMGLGIMVSINQRLDAEVIELVSSEFGFEVEFMGVDDVEEEEEEYEDGEEELQPRAPIVTIMGHVDHGKTSLLDYIRNASVVAGEAGGITQHIGAYEVSLPNGKKIAFLDTPGHEAFTAMRARGAKVTDIAVIVVAADDAVMPQTKEAISHAQAAGVPMIFAVNKIDKEGANPTKIYEQLSQMNLLVESWGGKYQSQELSAKKGLNVDLLLEKILLEAEMLDLKANPEREATGTIIEASLDKGRGYVATILVQNGTLRQGDLIVSGQHYGRVKAMFNERNQRVQEAPPSTPVVILGLNGAPQAGEKFKVYEDEAEAKEVATKRAQILREQGLRARKHITLDEIGRRLALGNFKELNVIIKGDVDGSVEALSDSLQKLSTDEIAVRVVHKAVGQISESDVLLATASDAVVVGFNVRPSAQANKLAETEGVQIKMYSIIYTAIEEIKSAMEGMLEPKVEEKEVATVEIREVFKFDKVTIAGSYVTEGKIKRDHKIRIFRDGVLLYPRTEGAYAELGSLKRFKDDVKEVATNYECGLTIKNFSDISVGDTVVAYEELEVKRTL; encoded by the coding sequence ATGTCAGAACTGAAATTACCAAGACTGTTAGCAGCCGCCAAGGAGTTCAATATTGGGCAGGATACGCTCATTGAATTTCTGGTGAAGAAAGGATTCGACCGCGAAGAGTTGAAACCCACGGCCAAACTGACCGAGGATATGTATCGCTCTTTGCAAAGCGAGTTCCAAAGCGATAAAGTGGCTAAAAACAAGGCCGATCAGGTAGAAATACCCAGAGGCATGCAGGGCGATGCGAAGAAGAAGAAGGATGAGGAAGAAATCTCTTTCCGTAAGGATGAGAAGAAAGTGGAAACACCAGCGCCAGCTCCCGCACCAGTAGTGGAAGCGCCTGCGCCTGTTGTTGAGAAAGCACCCGAGCCTGCACCAGTAGTGGAAGCACCTGCGCCCGCACCGGTTGCTGAGGAACCTGCTGTAGTAAAAATTGATGCACCTGAGTTAGAAGGCCCCAAGATCATCAACAAGATTGATCTGGATGCATTAGATACTTCTACCCGTCCTAAGAAAACAGCGAAGAAAGCAGCTCCACCTGCAGAAGCACCAGCGCCAGCTCCCGCACCGGTAGAAGAAGCGCCTGCGCCTGTTGTTGAGAAAGCACCTGCGCCTGCACCGGTGGTGGAAACACCAGCACCTGCAGAAGAAGCGCCTGCGATCATGAATATTGAAGTAGAGAAGCTGACGGGTCCTAAGATTCTGGGTAAGATTGAACTACCAGTTGACAGTGATACCAGACCCAAACCTGCTGCAAAGGATGAGAAGCGCAAACGCAAGCGTATCCCTATCGAGAAAAAAGGTCCCGGTGCCGGTAGTGATCAACCACAGCAACAACAGAGTTCTGGTGGTGGCAGTAATTTCAGCATCAGACGTGGTCCCGATGGTAAGCCAAGCTTTACGCGTCCCGGCGGTCCTCAGGGTGGCGGACAAAATCGCGGTGGTGGTAACAGAGACAGACATCGCGATAAGCGCGAAGACAAAGAAATCGACGCAAAAGAAATTCAAGATAAGATTCGTGAAACACAGGCTAAGCTTGCCGGCCAGACTGGTCGCGGTAAGAGCCTGAAAGCCAAACTGCGCCGTGAAAAGCGTCAGGAAATGGCAGATTCCATGGGCGATGATTCAATGGACAACAAGCTGCAGGTAACAGAATTCGTTACGGTGAGTGAGTTGGCCAACCTGATGGATGTAAGTTTTGCTGAAGTTATCAGTAAGTGTATGGGCCTCGGCATCATGGTATCTATCAACCAGCGTTTGGATGCTGAAGTAATTGAACTGGTATCCAGCGAATTTGGCTTTGAAGTGGAGTTCATGGGTGTGGATGATGTAGAAGAAGAGGAAGAAGAATACGAAGATGGCGAAGAAGAACTGCAACCAAGAGCACCAATTGTGACCATCATGGGTCACGTTGACCATGGTAAGACTTCATTGCTTGACTATATCCGTAATGCCAGTGTGGTAGCGGGTGAAGCGGGTGGTATCACTCAGCACATTGGTGCGTATGAAGTGAGCCTGCCTAATGGAAAGAAAATCGCATTCTTAGATACACCTGGTCACGAAGCGTTTACCGCCATGCGTGCACGTGGTGCGAAGGTGACAGATATTGCGGTGATTGTGGTAGCAGCCGATGACGCAGTGATGCCACAAACCAAAGAAGCCATCAGCCACGCACAAGCTGCAGGTGTGCCGATGATCTTTGCCGTGAACAAGATTGATAAGGAAGGTGCTAACCCCACCAAGATTTACGAGCAGTTATCTCAGATGAATTTGCTGGTAGAATCATGGGGTGGTAAATACCAGAGCCAGGAACTCTCTGCGAAGAAGGGTCTGAATGTTGATCTCTTGCTGGAGAAGATTTTGCTGGAAGCAGAAATGCTGGATCTGAAAGCCAATCCGGAAAGAGAAGCAACAGGTACCATCATTGAAGCATCGTTGGATAAGGGTCGTGGTTATGTAGCAACGATTCTGGTACAGAATGGTACACTGCGTCAGGGTGATTTGATCGTTTCTGGTCAGCACTATGGTCGCGTAAAAGCCATGTTCAACGAACGTAATCAGCGTGTACAGGAAGCGCCACCATCTACACCGGTAGTGATACTGGGTCTGAATGGTGCACCTCAGGCTGGTGAGAAATTCAAAGTATACGAAGACGAAGCAGAAGCAAAAGAAGTGGCTACCAAGCGTGCACAGATTTTGCGTGAGCAGGGTCTGCGTGCGAGAAAACATATCACACTGGATGAAATCGGTCGCCGTCTGGCACTGGGTAACTTCAAGGAATTGAATGTGATCATCAAAGGTGACGTGGATGGTTCTGTAGAAGCATTGAGTGATTCTTTGCAAAAACTCTCTACCGATGAAATTGCTGTACGCGTAGTACACAAAGCAGTTGGTCAGATCTCAGAAAGTGATGTATTGCTGGCAACAGCATCTGATGCGGTAGTAGTGGGCTTTAACGTACGTCCTTCTGCACAAGCCAATAAACTGGCAGAAACTGAAGGTGTTCAGATCAAGATGTACTCGATCATCTACACTGCTATTGAAGAAATCAAGAGTGCAATGGAGGGTATGTTGGAACCTAAAGTGGAAGAGAAAGAAGTGGCAACTGTGGAAATCCGCGAAGTGTTCAA
- a CDS encoding HAD family phosphatase: protein MQGIRNIIFDLGGVFLNLNYQLTEDAFVAAGVTDFHTYFTQHFSNPLFEQLETGKISEQDFYQGFREQTGTSINDETIRDAWNAMLLDFPATRLQWLEEVSKRYRIFLFSNTNQIHYDAFMARFTQDHPGVDFNSYFIKAYYSQYMGLRKPYPEAFQFILDEQQLNPAETLFIDDTPKNITGAQAVGLQTIYLEKGMEITEIKL from the coding sequence ATGCAAGGCATTCGTAATATTATTTTTGATTTGGGTGGGGTTTTTCTCAACCTCAATTATCAGTTAACGGAAGACGCATTTGTTGCTGCAGGTGTAACAGACTTTCATACTTACTTCACGCAGCATTTTTCCAATCCATTATTTGAGCAATTAGAAACCGGTAAGATTAGTGAGCAAGATTTTTATCAGGGCTTTCGCGAGCAAACAGGCACAAGCATCAATGATGAAACTATTCGCGATGCGTGGAATGCTATGCTGCTGGACTTTCCTGCAACTAGACTACAATGGTTAGAAGAAGTGAGTAAACGTTACCGCATTTTTTTGTTCTCCAACACCAATCAGATCCATTACGATGCTTTCATGGCGCGCTTTACACAAGATCATCCGGGTGTTGATTTCAACAGTTATTTCATCAAAGCTTACTACTCACAATACATGGGCTTGCGTAAGCCCTATCCGGAAGCGTTTCAATTTATTCTGGATGAACAGCAACTGAATCCTGCTGAAACCTTGTTCATTGATGATACGCCTAAGAATATTACAGGTGCACAAGCGGTAGGATTGCAAACCATTTATCTGGAAAAGGGAATGGAGATCACGGAGATTAAGTTATAA
- the nusA gene encoding transcription termination/antitermination protein NusA: protein MASINLIDAFQEFKDAENIDRPTMMKVVEDVFKTLLRKKYGADDNFDVIVNAEKGDLEIIRRRMIVEDGEVMDPLAEIGYSDAVKIEPDFEVGEELYEEVNIYDFGRRAILAAKQTLASRISDLKKNVLVKKYSDRIGDIISAEVYQVWKKEVLLLDEEGNELILPKAEQIPQDYFKKGENIRAVVARVDMKNNSPVIILSRTSPLFLAKLLEIEVPEIFDGLIAIKKIVRDPGERAKVAVESYDDRIDPVGACVGMKGSRIHGIVRELKNENIDVINFTTNIQLLIQRSLTPAKISYMNIDQEKKQADVFLKADQVSLAIGRRGVNIKLACELTGYEIDVYREDEEVTDDFDIDLDEFSDEIDTWIIDEFKRVGCDTARSVLKLTPEELERRTDLEKETIADVIRILQEEMDKE, encoded by the coding sequence ATGGCAAGTATCAACTTAATCGACGCGTTCCAGGAGTTCAAAGATGCCGAGAACATCGACCGTCCAACCATGATGAAAGTCGTAGAAGACGTTTTCAAAACCTTGCTGCGCAAGAAATATGGTGCTGATGATAATTTCGACGTAATCGTGAACGCGGAGAAGGGTGACCTCGAGATCATTCGCCGCAGAATGATTGTGGAAGATGGTGAAGTGATGGATCCGCTCGCAGAAATCGGCTATAGCGATGCAGTGAAGATTGAGCCCGATTTCGAAGTGGGTGAAGAACTCTATGAGGAAGTGAATATCTATGATTTCGGTCGCCGCGCTATCCTTGCTGCCAAGCAAACCCTGGCCAGCCGTATCAGCGATTTGAAGAAGAACGTACTCGTAAAAAAATACTCAGATCGTATTGGAGATATTATCAGTGCAGAAGTATATCAGGTATGGAAGAAAGAAGTGTTGTTGCTAGATGAAGAAGGCAATGAACTGATTCTGCCAAAAGCAGAGCAGATTCCACAGGACTACTTCAAGAAGGGTGAAAATATCCGTGCTGTTGTAGCGCGTGTTGATATGAAGAATAATTCACCTGTGATTATCCTGTCAAGAACAAGTCCGCTCTTCCTCGCCAAATTGTTGGAAATTGAAGTGCCTGAAATTTTTGACGGTTTGATCGCTATTAAGAAAATCGTTCGCGACCCAGGTGAGAGAGCTAAAGTGGCTGTAGAATCTTACGATGATCGTATTGATCCGGTAGGTGCCTGCGTGGGTATGAAGGGTAGCCGTATTCACGGTATTGTACGTGAATTGAAGAACGAAAACATTGATGTGATCAATTTCACTACCAATATTCAACTCTTGATCCAGCGTTCATTAACGCCGGCTAAGATCAGCTACATGAATATCGATCAGGAGAAGAAGCAAGCGGATGTATTCTTGAAAGCAGATCAGGTATCACTGGCCATAGGTCGCCGTGGTGTGAACATCAAGTTGGCTTGTGAGCTTACTGGTTATGAGATTGATGTATACAGAGAAGACGAAGAAGTAACAGACGACTTTGATATTGATCTGGATGAATTCAGTGATGAAATTGATACCTGGATCATTGATGAATTCAAGCGTGTAGGTTGCGATACAGCTCGTTCTGTATTGAAGCTGACACCTGAAGAACTGGAAAGAAGAACCGATCTGGAAAAAGAAACCATTGCAGATGTTATTCGCATCCTGCAGGAAGAAATGGATAAAGAGTAA